The sequence TGATGTTTTCATACCGGGAAGTTCTTACCTATCATTCAGTGATGTTTTAAAATGGTCTGTGgcgcaacagtaacacaacagtaacctcgtgaatTCTATGTCTACCCCCActtggcagggttacccataagaagctcaggaaatggtcatcacCATAGGCCGCAAAATGGAGAAATAGGCACTTGTAAATATCCAATAATAACCTATCTTCTCAATATATCATCAATATTATCCACatattgtttgtttattaatcaaacaaagttaaacagttttatgaagAAGGTCTGTTCTACCTCAATGATGCCTGTCTAGTAAGGAAATGTAGCGTGTCTGCGCATGTTGTCAGGCTTGGTGTACAACCGTCCATTAGTTTGTTTAGGTGCAAGCATAAatgtcacttaattttcttcctgactggtgttattttatatgaagtagtggtaagtactactgttatacactGTTACTTTAAAAAAGAGTTGCCGTTGTTGCTGTAAAAGCGATCGCCACCTTGTTTACGTTTGCAGTTTAATTTAAGTGCCATTGCTGCACTAACACCTCACTAGCCAGtgacccaaagctgaaccttgaccttataagacaCAGGGTGACTTTCAGGGACATTTTTTTGGAAAAGTGTGTCTTGtaagccgtcaaatacggtaTATAAGGAATAATGGTATCAACCCGTTTTCACAGAATACACCAGGCATTTCAAGGGTAACAAAAGTGTTTTATAATAAATGGAAATCGAGTTTtggataaaaaaatgtaaattttttgCAGTCACCTTCCTTGGAGTGGTTTGGCATGGGTGCGACAGTGAAAGGAGtgaagtggtggagtgggtgaagcatggtgcattgagatggtttgaacacctgatgagaatgggggagaatgaattcatgaagagagtgtatgagggaaggattgagggagggggtgtcaggggaagaccacctgtgaagtggatcaatagggtgagtgggtattggagcgagagagttggaagtagcaggattgaatgtgttgatagggagtgccagaacagggagagatggaggcacTTCCCTGGAGTGAGGGAGCAGGACATCAGAgatatggatagatggatagacctTCCTTTGATACAAGAATCAGAAATTTGATTATTCTGAAATactatatacagtcgtccctcaaacagTACGGGGgctagggacccaggacccccgtattatttgaaaatccgtataaaattaatGCTCCCCATAGAAACACTCCCTGGGCTGTGTTTGAGATAGGGAATTGGGACTCTCGGAatgtcccgagtgctctcaaacggGTGACACAGCAggacgagttgccaactcggcatgtCCACTGGCTCCTGGCTTTGAGAGGTTGAgcaccttcgtgctgtgatgatgtCATCAGCAAGCAGcgtggggtaggcggtggcagtggtagcgtactggacccacattcgcgtgatggatgacgcgggttcgaatcctcacgctaccactcggatttttcagtcaccgccgagtggcttaaaactacccacatgctgtcctgaagaccacccatcaacccggactctagaggaagccgtccaagcgaatcaagaacgagttccggggggcagcatgagccaatgcaagatggcgccactataaacactcgcctgcgccagaacgggctgggccgaccatcaggccccacctggaagatgcctaccggcgcactaggcaataacgtaaaaaaaaaaaaaaataaaaaaaacatggcgGCCTAAATAAACacataagtgtttccattgcatttcacctctctgtgccaccataaccactgcagcttccttttcatcctcttttgtaaggagttcgtcagccacgacagctagtaatgcatgttaaacttcgccaggaagatcagcgtatgACATTTTGCTGTGAGTTAGATGCCgctaccatagcaacgacgaggcttagtaaaaggacagcctttatctccactcttggagCACGGGCAGTTaatgcggcaagaatttcttttcactatgatagatacagcgaacactgctctcattcacgtggtatgctctccctaccgcaacgtaactcttcccaaaatgtaacttctcctaaatctgaattcttctgcaaggtgaacacctttctcaaaTGCTTTGGGGtcctttcagcaggtgttttggtagaacagtgttgccactcacgccatggctacttggtgtgacgagcgggaaattttaaaatcctaaaaaaaattattccatgacaatccgtttaaaaccgaaaccgtacctttggaaaccatactatttgagggacgactgtatatgaaCACCATTACAAAAATGATCCCATCatgtggataggtagatagatagatagacagatcatcaagtacacacacacacacacacacacaccagttaaaATAAAAGTCATTCATATCAGTACAAGAATCAAAGCAGGCTCGCACTTTCTTAATATCCTCTTTATTTATCCTGATATTACTATACAAACACCATAACAAAATTTCTTATATgagttagggggggggggggagagagagagagagagacagttgaTTCCCCCATGGGAGTGCTTTCCTGTGTTTTAGATGGGGGAAGATATGAtgctcaaataataataataataataataataataataataataataataataataatacaataacaaagaatgtcactgtgtgtgtggaggggtggaggtggagcaAGGCTGTCCAGACCTCTGACCCTCTCTTAATCCCAGGGACTAAGGCATCTGTCAGTATCTGACCCTTTCTGGGTTTTATGGTGCTGGCCTGTCTCCGAACTTTCAAGTCTTGAGTGACTGTACCTTGATGGAACAGGCATGGAGGATGTCCTTCCTGCAGTGGGCTGTTAGGAGGCCATGTACCTTGTTGGAACAAAGCATTACATTAACACCTTTTCTCTTATGTACCAGGAAGTGTTGTCGACCTCGCTGGGAGGAGCACAGTGCCAAGGGTCAGCACACGACCCTATGTGTCCTAACGGCCACAGTGAGGGTCtgaggagaggagtgaagcacCAAGGGACAGCACATGACGCTTGCTGGCTGCTGCAGCTTCCCTGAGGTTCCTGCAAGACCTGCTGACTCCTCACCCCAGGAGTGGTGGGCAGAGGAAGCTACAAGGCCAGGCAGCAGCCTGAGTGTCGGGACCACCAGGAACACTGCCACTGCTGTGAGGACCAGAagaaccaccaccattactaccaataacaacaacaccttgctgctggcatttccagccataaaggaaagggaaagtttgagtgTGAATAGATTTGCACACACTggtgagggacaccatgagtgaccTGAGTATGGGGAATGACTCCCAGGGAAGGACGACCTCAGCAAATACACTGACACACACTTGTGaaggacctcatgaatgccatgagtgtggcaaaaggtttagataCCAAAGTGCCCtgaacagacacacccttacacactctGGTGAAAGACCTTATGAATGCCATGAATGTGGTAAAAGGTTTACACAGAAGAGtaatctcaacacacacacccttacacacactggcgaAACACCTCATGAATGTGAGGTTTGTGGAAAAAGGTTTGCACTGAAgtatcacctcaacacacacactcttacacacactggtgaaagacatcatgaatgtgaagtgtgTGAAAAAAGGTTTACACAGAGGAGTCACCTCAACacgcacacccttacacacactgttgaaaaacctcatgaatgccatgactgtggcaaaaggttcagtaCAGTGGGTAACCTCAACAGACACAACCTTACACACACTGGCGAAAAACCTCATGAATGTAAAGTTTGTGGTGAAAGATTCACTCAGAAGAGTGCCCTAAACCtacacaactacacacacactggtgaaagacctcatgaatgtgaGGTTTGTGGTAAGAGATTTATTAGGAAGAGTTATCTCAAAgttcacactcatacacacactggtgaaagaccttatGAATGTACAGTTTGCGGTGAAAGATTCActcagaagagtcacctcaacaagcacagccttacacacactggtgataGACCTCATGAGTGTCAACAGTGCGggaaaaaatttggtgcaaagTCTGTATTGGAGCAGCACGCCTTCAGACActggcctgag is a genomic window of Eriocheir sinensis breed Jianghai 21 chromosome 69, ASM2467909v1, whole genome shotgun sequence containing:
- the LOC126988377 gene encoding zinc finger protein 239-like yields the protein MSDLSMGNDSQGRTTSANTLTHTCEGPHECHECGKRFRYQSALNRHTLTHSGERPYECHECGKRFTQKSNLNTHTLTHTGETPHECEVCGKRFALKYHLNTHTLTHTGERHHECEVCEKRFTQRSHLNTHTLTHTVEKPHECHDCGKRFSTVGNLNRHNLTHTGEKPHECKVCGERFTQKSALNLHNYTHTGERPHECEVCGKRFIRKSYLKVHTHTHTGERPYECTVCGERFTQKSHLNKHSLTHTGDRPHECQQCGKKFGAKSVLEQHAFRHWPERVQM